One genomic region from Candida albicans SC5314 chromosome 6, complete sequence encodes:
- a CDS encoding DNA-directed DNA polymerase gamma (Ortholog(s) have 3'-5' exonuclease activity, DNA-directed DNA polymerase activity, role in mitochondrial DNA replication and mitochondrion localization): protein MSNRRLLLRGITRSHRSFVTSLRRRQQQQQQQQSSQQLQQQHPLQQFTEEPRVNQLGIQYLSNDLHKKVFPTTSTKDYLSPQHPQLLEISKKHLQENELLGKKTQITEPITIKNFPSLVGKSMDEHFNKLGQKSSDPYLAMATNFLKKELPCKPPKSQWKFQSGWTRYTKDGNPPEQVPYPLEDTLVFDVEVMYKISNYPVMATCASNEAWYSWVSPALLDWEKQKNNSITTDQIDWNHLIPMNCAKKPKVIIGYNVSYDRARILEEYNIKQTKAFYLDGMSLHVATSGICSRQRPKWAKYNKVKKLSQEDVDEIEGTMEEEEEEEGEMSQELGQLSSESNDVSDYAKLLSDGFQVAVELEVADDPWLLMGAPNSLANVARFHCNIHLDKTDRDYFATEDPNLVIDNFPKLMDYCAKDVDATFEVTKKLFPVFIQRIPHPVSFAALRLLGTLILPTTTKWPKYIEAAESLYESNRQEVATTLQQLANDLVAHIQNKKQVKPDYENDPWLSQLNWKLKETRLKKDGTPYKKTAYMTGYPEWYRELFKTSKGEEMNLTLKTRITPLLLRLKWEGHPLFWVDSQGWCFKVPFDDDNEIARLTEKKYVQPKLTEEELMETRDALLTKGKSYVLFKVPHPNGPSSRCTHILSKLYVRNFEDGTLTSEYDYATKILNLNNEASYWLGNRNRIKDQFVVYNQQGKNKFFDTIKKSKEHSSMGIIIPNLATMGTITRRATENTWLTASNAKKNRIGSELKSLVEAPKGYCFVGADVDSEELWIASLVGDSMLQIHGGTALGWMTLEGEKSQKTDLHSKTASILGISRNDAKVFNYGRIYGAGVKFATRLLKQFNANITDEEADKVARQLYDSTKGRTAVSKYLPSRIYYGGTESIMFNALEAIAQQEEPKTPVLGASITDALNVKNLNTNQYMTSRVNWTIQSSGVDYLHLLIISMEYLIEKYGIDARLAITVHDELRYLVKETDKYKAALLLQISNIWTRAMFCEQLGIKEVPQSCAFFSEVDIDHVLRKEVSMDCVTPSNPTPIPLGESLNIGQLLSKCQHGDILADKNTKPLTLRTTKYSPRQPIINQLDKNLTIAEKIAKIELQTSIDKDEWKKNLYNLAKVSRNKQNGKNNSTEKPQRVIKRKPIVEYDLQEDNNKKREIKYKKDPPKSKIATTTTTTTTKKASSNNSKTKSNVKVDESKSAMTILDLKTDQQRPTYNNRKIVYIGNPQSKL from the coding sequence ATGTCAAACAGGCGATTACTACTACGAGGGATAACAAGATCTCATCGTAGTTTTGTCACATCGCTTCGAAgaagacaacaacaacaacaacaacaacaactgctGCAgcaactacaacaacaacacccACTACAGCAATTTACTGAGGAACCAAGAGTAAATCAATTAGGTATACAGTACTTATCTAATGATCTTCATAAAAAGGTTTTCCCCACCACATCAACTAAGGATTATCTATCACCACAACATCCAcaattattagaaatatCTAAAAAAcatttacaagaaaatgaattattaggTAAAAAGACTCAAATAACTGAACCAATAACGATAAAGAATTTCCCCTCATTAGTAGGTAAATCAATGGATGAACATTTTAATAAGTTGGGACAAAAATCTTCTGATCCTTATTTAGCTATGGccacaaattttttaaaaaaagagcTACCTTGCAAACCTCCCAAATCACAATGGAAATTTCAATCTGGTTGGACAAGATACACTAAAGATGGTAACCCTCCAGAGCAAGTTCCATATCCACTAGAAGATACATTGGtatttgatgttgaagTAATGTATAAAATTTCTAATTATCCGGTAATGGCGACTTGTGCATCTAACGAAGCATGGTATAGTTGGGTCTCTCCAGCGTTACTTGATTgggaaaaacaaaaaaataacagcATTACTACCGATCAAATAGATTGGAACCATTTGATACCAATGAATTGTGCcaaaaaaccaaaagttATTATTGGATATAATGTAAGTTATGATCGTGCAAGAATTTTGGAAGAGTataatattaaacaaaCCAAAGCATTTTATCTCGATGGGATGTCGTTACATGTGGCTACTAGCGGCATTTGTTCAAGACAAAGACCCAAATGGGCTAAATACAACAAAGTTAAGAAATTATCCCAAGAAGATGTTGATGAGATTGAAGGGACAATggaagaggaagaggaagaagaaggggAAATGAGCCAGGAATTAGGCCAATTATCCAGTGAATCCAATGATGTATCAGATTATGCTAAATTATTGAGTGATGGATTTCAAGTTGCAGTAGAACTTGAAGTTGCTGACGATCCCTGGTTATTGATGGGAGCACCTAATTCATTAGCCAATGTTGCCAGATTTCATTGTAATATTCATTTGGATAAAACCGATAGAGATTATTTTGCTACTGAAGATCCTAATTTGGTTATTGACAATTTCCCAAAATTAATGGATTATTGTGCTAAAGATGTTGATGCAACTTTTGAAGTCACTAAAAAACTATTCCCAGTGTTTATACAAAGAATACCACATCCAGTATCATTTGCTGCATTGAGACTTTTAGGAACTTTGATtttaccaacaacaactaaatGGCCTAAATATATTGAGGCAGCAGAATCCTTGTACGAATCAAATCGACAGGAAGTCGCTACCACTTTACAACAATTAGCCAATGATTTAGTTGCCCATATCCAAAACAAGAAGCAAGTTAAACCTGATTATGAAAATGATCCTTGGTTGAgtcaattgaattggaaattaaaagaaacaagACTTAAGAAAGATGGAACACCATATAAAAAAACTGCTTATATGACGGGGTACCCTGAATGGTATCGTGaattattcaaaacatCTAAAGGTGAAGAAATGAATTTGACTTTGAAAACAAGAATCACTCCGTTATTGCTTCGATTAAAATGGGAGGGACATCCATTATTTTGGGTTGATTCACAAGGATGGTGTTTCAAAGTAccatttgatgatgataatgagaTTGCTCGATTGACTGAGAAAAAATATGTTCAACCAAAACtaactgaagaagaattaatgGAAACTAGAGATGCATTATTGACAAAGGGGAAATCATATGTTTTATTCAAAGTGCCACATCCAAATGGCCCATCACTGAGATGTACTCatattttatcaaaactaTACGTGAGAAATTTTGAAGATGGCACACTCACTTCAGAATATGATTATGCAACAaagattttaaatttaaataatgagGCATCATATTGGTTAGGAAATCGTAACCGAATCAAagatcaatttgttgtttataaCCAACAGgggaaaaataaattttttgacacaataaagaaaagtaaAGAACATTCATCTATGGGGATAATCATTCCTAATTTAGCCACTATGGGGACAATTACTCGACGTGCCACAGAAAACACTTGGCTTACCGCATCCAATGCCAAAAAGAATCGAATTGGATCGGAATTAAAATCATTGGTCGAAGCACCTAAAggttattgttttgttggtGCTGATGTTGATTCTGAAGAATTATGGATTGCATCATTAGTTGGTGATTCAATGCTACAAATTCATGGAGGTACCGCTTTAGGGTGGATGACATTAGAAGGAGAAAAATCTCAAAAAACTGATTTACATTCCAAAACGGCTAGTATATTGGGGATTTCTCGTAATGATGctaaagttttcaattatGGAAGAATCTATGGAGCTGGAGTCAAATTTGCTACGAgattattaaaacaattcaatGCTAATATAACTGATGAAGAAGCAGATAAAGTTGCTCGACAATTATATGATAGTACTAAAGGTCGTACTGCAGTATCCAAATATTTACCACTGAGAATATATTATGGAGGCACAGAATCAATCATGTTTAATGCATTAGAAGCCATTGcacaacaagaagaacCGAAAACTCCTGTGTTAGGTGCTAGTATTACTGATGCTTTGAAtgttaaaaatttaaatacCAACCAGTATATGACATCACGAGTTAATTGGACTATTCAAAGTTCTGGAGTTGATTATTTgcatttattaattatttctATGGAATATTTAATTGAGAAATATGGAATTGATGCAAGGTTGGCCATTACAGTTCATGATGAATTACGATATTTGGTTAAAGAAACCGATAAATACAAGGCAGCACTATTATTACAAATTAGTAATATATGGACTAGAGCCATGTTTTGTGAACAATTAGGTATTAAAGAAGTACCACAATCTTGTGCCTTTTTCAGTGAAGTTGATATTGATCATGTATTGAGAAAAGAAGTTTCTATGGATTGTGTCACACCATCTAATCCTACACCAATACCATTGGGTGAATCATTGAATATTGGCCAATTATTACTGAAATGTCAACATGGAGATATATTAGCTGATAAGAATACTAAACCATTGACATTAAGAACCACGAAATATAGTCCTCGACAACCgattattaatcaattagaTAAGAATTTGACTATTGCGGAGAAAATTGCTAAAATTGAACTACAaacatcaattgataaagatgaatggaaaaaaaatttatacaATTTAGCCAAAGTTTCACgtaataaacaaaatgggaaaaataattcaacCGAGAAGCCTCAACGagtaataaaaagaaaacctattgttgaatatgatttacaagaagataataacaagaaaagagaaataAAGTATAAGAAAGATCCACCAAAGTCAAAAATTGCaactaccaccactaccaccaccacaaaaAAGGCCAGCTCTAACAATTCGAAAACTAAATCCAATGTAAAAGTTGACGAGTCCAAAAGTGCAATGACtattttggatttgaaaaCTGATCAACAACGCCCTACTTATAACAATCGAAAAATAGTTTATATCGGAAACCCCCAAAgcaaattga
- a CDS encoding uncharacterized protein (Plasma membrane-associated protein; physically interacts with TAP-tagged Nop1p) codes for MSQQEKSTFRSYTKEELHDLLTKLELPVKSKTTKKAMVEILDDFVEKHPEELDNIEKILQTEEDEDDDDDEEDEDIVEVVKIDGEEDEDEDDEEEEEEEAEDDEEEEEDDKDYEAPPPLNLKEWVVDPIIAQSETFIEKFYEFTDNVGITYLNQSEKLRDQLSSTVTLNYLQIGVELLIFIYTFIRVVPLNENNLIHQIFHDNIPYLSIITWPSLEISSIFQYKSIITFIIWSITSIIIPSIVSYFINFTSRVIEIEDDEYLFRVYSFDPFIFALSKILTFYFIGQFALIEFATCECFISAIFNKTLLNIGLYQSFATNNLGTLPYVLGGVNVLIALYAQFEEY; via the coding sequence ATGAgtcaacaagaaaaatcgACATTCCGTAGTTATACCAAGGAAGAATTACACGATTTATTAACTAAACTTGAACTTCCAGTTAAATCGAAAACCACTAAAAAGGCAATGGTAGAAATTcttgatgattttgttgaGAAACATCCTGAAGAATTagataatattgaaaaaatcttacaaactgaagaagatgaagatgatgatgatgatgaagaagatgaagatattgTAGAAGTTGTTAAGATTGAtggtgaagaagatgaggatgaggatgatgaagaggaagaagaagaagaagctgaggacgatgaagaagaagaagaagacgatAAAGACTATGAAGCTCCACCAccattgaatttaaaagaatGGGTTGTTGATCCAATAATTGCTCAATCAGAAacttttattgaaaaattttatgaATTTACTGATAATGTTGGTATTActtatttaaatcaaagtgaaaaattaaGAGATCAATTAAGTTCTACCGTTacattaaattatttacaaattggtgttgaattattaattttcatttatacATTTATTAGAGTGGTTCcattgaatgaaaataatttaattcatcaaattttcCATGATAATATTCcttatttatcaataattacTTGGCCATCATTagaaatttcatcaattttccaatataaatcaatcatTACATTTATAATTTGGTCAATTacttcaattattattcctTCAATTGTATCttattttataaatttcaCTTCAAGagttattgaaattgaagatgatgaatatttatttagagtttattcatttgatccatttatttttgctttatcaaaaattttaaccTTTTATTTCATTGGTCAATTTgcattgattgaatttgcTACTTGTGAATGTTTTATTTCTGccatttttaataaaacttTATTGAATATTGGATTATATCAATCATTTGCAACTAATAATTTAGGTACTTTACCTTATGTTCTTGGTGGAGTTAATGTTTTAATTGCTCTTTATGCTcaatttgaagaatattaa
- the FGR47 gene encoding Fgr47p (Protein lacking an ortholog in S. cerevisiae; transposon mutation affects filamentous growth) has translation MDHSKVPVFKRPTKLPTREELAAIFNPPKQRKLSSDSTPRIIEQSRVSLDLPSLTQTHQTQHSTTSSTKFISPPHLLPPNAAINNPILNSVPQNIIPIVHSPAIVSDFFSDITTDLTNEKLSNQINGILGKFPPPIPPENPTTTTTITTTTSNPQQTNTSEDFTLERGGMMVPFIYPPPPIINPNELPYSLASFKEKLDNLYYEQQQQLQQSQIKPSRGRPQGKKKLKTPDSSMTIKSPLSDITYNNTNDNQVYVEAPPLPFPPPNYMPYPLSSEKSTLTPSEVFGVFLEANSQLPRVDMVVASAAGSLFDMKSSAYKEGFNILDYELGKLNGNNNNNNNNNNNNMSGGNRGKLRQRTGLKGMDEEGTINDNETDDGQNREEQIIEEEEEREGEDEDSEEEEEEGEEGEEMGSEEGESEEEKQEIEQGEEIEDDETYFSKIDTKEYYDSYATINEDPTDTTTTTNKVEINMINPNFEKISSKLSNVKNKPTTIEQTDDKSSNEAIEDVYSYPEEAIGNLYRLDRNEFFPTNNNNNNKPNKEIAYISGLNHEKRRNELSKSIEVIEDFETRHLDDLFKVKKYHLLTRLKNLQSSKISFLNHTSSNMIKDDELLNIEQDLALERDLELLHLKLLENYELLKNSLNFYQNSHKIYNHLNYILINKLEKLKTFFEIQKNLFLEYIKKDDKDNDDDDDNGNSRNIFNINEKESNKLFIGISNHDYSNEIKDILKNLIVNDIQQSSNENNTPKNSDSNSNSNSNSIDSLELPELIKTPSSSNKLGGGGGGGGGERGGSLPPVLLHDFMPLITSQEFNLITGELNHKSLKNYVTTTNSTAASNPNHKKMLSNSIYEKMITSGSDTNLSDSGSNTTTTTTTTATSNIKGGKRRGGRRATTTTTSTNANTTTTTNPNDKSNNGISNGGGINGNVKENFDHKYSEATLLAKIMKQFSGPKMAKPDELNHDLELMGIKTKWPITK, from the coding sequence ATGGATCATTCAAAAGTACCAGTGTTTAAAAGACCTACTAAATTACCAACAAGGGAGGAATTAGCAGCTATATTTAATCCTCCAAAACAACGAAAGTTGTCATCTGATTCAACCCCCAGAATAATTGAACAAAGTCGAGTATCATTAGATTTACCGCTGTTGACGCAAACACACCAAACACAGCATAGTACCACAAGCtcaacaaaatttatttcCCCACCACATTTACTTCCTCCTAATGCTGCTATTAATAAtccaattttaaattctgTGCCTCAAAACATCATTCCTATAGTACACCTGCCAGCTATTGTATCGGATTTTTTCAGTGATATAACTACTGATTTAaccaatgaaaaattatcaaatcaaattaatgGAATTCTTGGGAAATTCCCACCGCCAATACCACCTGAGaatccaacaacaacaacaacaataacaacaacaacgtcAAATCCACAACAGACAAACACTTCTGAAGATTTCACTCTAGAACGAGGAGGAATGATGGTTCCATTTATAtatccaccaccaccaattaTAAATCCTAATGAATTACCTTATTCATTAGCTtcatttaaagaaaaacttGATAACTTATATtatgaacaacaacaacaattacaacaatcACAAATCAAACCATCTAGAGGAAGACCTCAggggaagaaaaaattgaaaactccTGACTCTTCAATGACAATTAAATCTCCATTATCAGATATAACTTATAACAATACAAATGATAATCAAGTATATGTTGAGGCACCACCTTTACCATTCCCACCACCAAATTATATGCCCTATCCATTATCATCAGAAAAATCCACATTAACACCATCTGAAGTATTTGGAGTGTTTTTAGAAGCAAATTCTCAATTACCTAGAGTTGATATGGTAGTTGCCAGTGCTGCCGGGTCATTATTTGATATGAAATCACTGGCTTATAAAGAAGGATTCAATATATTAGATTATGAATTGGGTAAATTAAATggaaacaataataataataataataataataataataatatgaGTGGTGGTAATAGAGGAAAATTAAGACAAAGAACGGGATTGAAAGGAATGGATGAAGAAGGGAcaataaatgataatgaaactGATGATGGACAAAATAGAGAAGAACAAATaatagaagaagaggaagagaGGGAGGGAGAAGATGAGGActcagaagaagaagaagaagaaggagaagaaggagaagaaaTGGGTAGTGAAGAAGGAGAatcagaagaagaaaaacagGAGATTGAACAAGGggaagaaattgaagatgatgaaacTTATTTCCTGAAAATTGATACTAAGGAATATTATGATTCTTATGCTACTATTAATGAAGATCCAACAGataccactaccaccacaaATAAAGTTGAAATTAATATGATTAATCCAAATTTTGAGAAAATATCAAGTAAATTAAGTAATGTGAAAAacaaaccaacaacaatagaacAAACAGATGATAAGTCTCTGAATGAGGCTATTGAAGATGTATATTCATATCCTGAAGAAGCTATTGGGAATCTTTATCGACTTGATCGAAATGAGTTTTTCcctactaataataataataataataaaccgaataaagaaattgctTATATATCCGGATTAAATCATGAAAAACGTCGaaatgaattatcaaaatccATTGAAGTGattgaagattttgaaactCGTCATCTagatgatttatttaaagTTAAAAAATATCACTTATTAAcaagattgaaaaatttacaatcaTCGAAAATTTCTTTCCTTAATCACACTAGTTCTAATATGattaaagatgatgaattattaaatatagAACAAGATTTAGCATTGGAAAGAGATTTAGAATTATtacatttgaaattattagaaaattatgaattattgaaaaattcattaaatttttatcaaaattctcataaaatttataatcatttaaattatatcctaattaataaattggaaaaattgaaaacattttttgaaattcaaaaaaatttattccttgaatatataaaaaaagatgataaagataatgatgatgatgatgataatggcAACTCGAggaatattttcaatattaatgaaaaagaatcaaataaattatttattggaaTATCAAATCATGATTattcaaatgaaattaaagatattttgaaaaatttgattgttaatgatattcaacaatcatcaaatgaaaataacaCCCCAAAAAATTCagattcaaattcaaattcaaattctaaTTCCATTGATTCATTAGAATTACCAGAACTAATAAAaacaccatcatcatcaaataaacttggtggtggaggaggaggaggaggaggagaaAGAGGAGGTTCTTTACCACCAGTATTACTTCATGATTTTATGCCATTAATAACATCACAAGAATTTAATCTTATAACTGGTGAATTAAATCataaatcattgaaaaattatgtCACCACGACTAATAGTACCGCTGCCAGCAATCCTAATCACAAAAAAATGCTtctgaattcaatttatgaaAAAATGATAACTTCTGGTTCAGATACAAATTTAAGTGATAGTGGATCTAAtactaccactactacGACAACAACAGCTACTAGTAATATCAAAGGTGGTAAACGTCGTGGTGGTAGACGAgcaacaactacaacaacaagtacAAATGCCaacactaccaccaccacaaatcctaatgataaatcaaacaatgGAATTagtaatggtggtggtataAATGGTAATgtgaaagaaaattttgatcATAAATATAGTGAAGCAACATTATTAgcaaaaataatgaaacaattttcTGGACCTAAAATGGCTAAACCAGATGAATTAAATCATGATTTAGAGTTAATGGGgattaaaacaaaatggCCAATAACGAAATAA
- a CDS encoding uncharacterized protein (Protein of unknown function; flow model biofilm induced) → MAPKKSVSAKLAFQPRQRVFAKMPGFSAWPAFVVPQEDIPDDVLEAKKRNNKTPYCVIFIPDGDYYWMSEKGLTELTEEKLSKALKDVPLDIKKKMKNLKGKIPGKQSSYKQAIAATDGLDYDTFRDFLIEINGVEEEDDDDKEEEEEVEEEPEEELEEPEEPESKPKPIKKEKIIVRSKSNKREYDDEAEDGDVEESYEDEDSVQLKKQSRNGGRRSRSSSVSTKNTLTTATNGRKKRRLTGDNSSNTKTSEKSTDSNIIPIPSIKKIKSETSDDDNQSHKSSIASVASNNHNNKPTVSDKEKNHQLWLCRVKLQKTLIQRNQATTPKDTTGLKPPTADELSTARLILHRLQDFPITAELLRKSKLHKVLRCIIKDPTLKYPESFKLHDRCQEVLDVWKEPIEQLKLEKQLEYEDNKLNPSHHSHGHGHGLDAANRKAIHNQDDSEVSGLEQSIPELEAQGKKSEELKPASITATITTTTTTTGPPSPPAES, encoded by the coding sequence ATGGCACCAAAAAAGTCAGTTTCGGCTAAATTAGCATTCCAACCTCGACAACGAGTATTTGCAAAAATGCCAGGATTTTCTGCTTGGCCAGCATTTGTTGTTCCCCAAGAAGATATACCAGACGATGTACTAGAagcaaagaaaagaaataataaaactcCTTATTGTGTTATATTTATTCCTGATGgtgattattattggatGTCTGAAAAAGGATTAACTGAATTGACAGAAGAGAAATTATCTAAAGCATTAAAAGATGTCCCACTAGatattaagaaaaaaatgaagaatttaaaGGGGAAAATTCCTGGGAAACAAAGTAGTTATAAACAAGCTATAGCTGCCACTGATGGATTGGATTATGATACCTTTAGAGATTTcttgattgaaattaatggtgttgaagaagaagatgatgatgacaaggaagaagaagaagaagtggAAGAAGAGCCAGAAGAAGAGCTAGAGGAACCAGAAGAACCAGAATCAAAACCGAAACCAATAAAAAAGGAGAAAATAATTGTTAGATCCAAAAGTAACAAACGTGAATACGACGATGAAGCAGAAGATGGGGATGTTGAAGAAAGTTATGAAGATGAGGATTCAGTACAACTAAAGAAGCAATCACGAAATGGGGGTAGAAGAAGTCGATCATCAAGTGTTTCAACGAAAAACACTTTAACAACAGCTACTAATGGtagaaaaaagagaagattGACTGGTGATAATAGTAGCAACACCAAAACCAGTGAAAAATCCACAGATTCAAACATTATACCAATCCCTAGCATtaagaaaattaaaagtgAAACCAGCGATGACGATAATCAATCTcataaatcatcaatagcTTCAGTTGCATCCAACAATCATAACAATAAACCAACAGTTTCTGATAAGGAAaagaatcatcaattatgGCTATGTCGAGTGAAACTACAAAAGACCTTGattcaaagaaatcaagCCACTACTCCCAAAGATACTACAGGACTAAAACCACCAACCGCAGATGAATTACTGACAGCAAGATTAATATTGCATCGATTACAAGATTTCCCTATAACTGCTGAATTATTAAGAAAATCGAAATTACATAAAGTATTAAGATGCATTATAAAGGATCCAACATTAAAATATCCTGAAAGCTTTAAATTACACGATAGATGTCAAGAAGTATTAGATGTATGGAAAGAACctattgaacaattgaaacttgaaaaacaattggaatATGAAGATAATAAACTTAATCCTTCTCATCATAGTCATGGTCATGGCCACGGTCTTGATGCTGCTAATCGCAAGGCAATTCATAATCAAGATGATTCTGAAGTTTCTGGATTAGAACAAAGTATTCCTGAATTGGAGGCACAAGGTAAAAAACtggaagaattgaaaccTGCAAGTATCACTGCAACCATtactacaactacaaccACAACTGGACCTCCATCACCTCCAGCAGAAAGCTAA
- the ANB1 gene encoding translation elongation factor eIF-5A (Translation initiation factor eIF-5A; repressed in hyphae vs yeast cells; downregulated upon phagocytosis by murine macrophage; Hap43-induced; GlcNAc-induced protein; Spider biofilm repressed) — MAEEDHTFETADAGAALTFPMQCSALRKNGHVVIKNRPCKIVDMSTSKTGKHGHAKVHLVAIDIFTGKKLEDLSPSTHNMEVPNVSRQEFQLLDIDDGYLSLMTADGDTKDDVKVPEGELGDKLQSEFDEGKDLIVTIISAMGEEAAISYKEAPKGSA; from the exons ATGGCTGAAGAAGAT CACACTTTTGAAACCGCTGATGCCGGTGCTGCTTTAACTTTCCCAATGCAATGTTCCGCTTTAAGAAAGAACGGTCACGTTGTCATTAAGAACAGACCAtgtaaaattgttgatatgtCTACTTCTAAAACCGGTAAGCACGGTCACGCTAAAGTCCATTTAGTTGCCATTGATATTTTCACTGGtaaaaaattagaagatTTATCTCCATCTACCCACAATATGGAAGTTCCAAATGTCTCTAGACAAGAATTCCAATTGTTAGACATTGATGATGGTTATTTGTCTTTAATGACTGCTGATGGTGACACCAAAGATGATGTCAAAGTCCCAGAAGGTGAATTGGGTGACAAGTTACAATCCGAATTCGATGAAGGTAAAGATTTGATTGTTACCATCATTTCTGCCATGGGTGAAGAAGCTGCTATTTCTTACAAAGAAGCTCCAAAAGGTTCTGCTTAa